The window GAGGCGATGGAAATCATACTTGAGTGGCTGAATGAAAACTTATAGATATACTGTAATCCCAGAGGTAACTGATGGCGTTTAACTATAACGATCTCATTTCCGTAAGTCCTGTAATTTTCTTGAGCGTCTTTTCGCTTCTCCTTCTCATTGTGGACGCGAGCTTTAAGAAATCAGCAAATATCGTTTATGTTCTTACAGTGCTGGGCATTATATCGACAGCGGTTTTGACCGCGAACACTTTCTATGCGCAGGGAAGCGCTTTCAACGGAATGGTCTTCACCGGAAGATTTCCTGCCTTTTTCGAAATTGTGTTTCTGTTAAGCGCGGGCTTCAGCGTAGTGCTTTCGAAGCCGTATCTGGAACGGACGGAAGTCAACCACGGTGAGTACTACATACTTATAATTTTCGCAACCATCGGCATGATGTTAATGGCAAGCGCGCGGGATCTGATGATCCTCTTTCTCGGTCTGGAGCTGATGTCAATCAGCTTGTATGTCCTTGCGGGATACAATAGGCGGGACGCCAGGTCGAATGAGGCCTCGCTCAAGTATTTCTTGCTAGGTGCGTTCTCTACAGGCTTCTTCCTTTACGGAATTTCCCTCGTCTATGGTGCTAGTGGAACGACGAACCTGGCAGCGATCGTCGGCAGGCTCCCGTCGCTCCAGAATAATTCTCTCCTGTGGGGTGGCGCGACTCTCATACTAATCGGACTATCGTTCAAGATTTCTGCTGTCCCGTTTCACATGTGGGTACCTGACGTCTATGAAGGATCACCCACAACCATCTCGGGATTCATGTCGACCGGAAGCAAGGCGGCAGCATTCGCTGCGCTTGTAGTTGCTTTCAGTTATTCGATCCGCCCGACCTGGCAGCTGCAGCTTGTAATCGCATATATCGCCGCAATCACTATGATACTTGGGAATGTTATAGCATTGGTCCAGCAGAATATCAAACGGATGCTCGCGTACTCCAGTATCGCGCACGCGGGTTATGCATTGGTGGGGATCGCGGCTGGCAACAACCTGGGAACAACCGGCGTTCTATACTACATGCTTGCATATACTTTCATGCAGATTGGCGCCTTCGGCGTTGTGTCCGTCCTTGAAAGCCGGGACGGGAAGTATCTTCAACTCAGCGATTACGAAGGGCTGGCGAATCGGCATCCCGTGATCGCGGCCCTGATGGCTCTGTTCATGTTTTCCCTTGCCGGCCTTCCGCCGTTTGCTGGATTCTTCGGAAAATATTATCTCTTCGCTTCCGCCGTTAGTTCCGGCATGACATGGCTTGCGGTTGTCGGCGTTCTTGCAAGTGTCGTCTCGGTTTATTTTTATGTGGGCGTGGTAGTAAACATGTATTTCAAGGAAGTACCGGAAGAGATCGCCACTTTTAGAGTCTCCCGACTCGGTGCGGCTGCCCTGGTATTAGCCGCTCTGGCAGTTATTGAACTTGGCATAACACCGGGGTACATTGTATCTTTGACCGAGAAGCTGTTCTAAAATTATTTAGAGTGTCTGAGTTGTTAAATTATCATGAAAAAGCAACGAGACTCTTGACTATGATACATAGCCTACTGAGGTAGTATGGAAAAAGTATTGACTGCAGAAGAGATGAAAGTTTGCGACTTGGAAGCCATCGAAGGGGGAAGGGTGACAGGTGTCTCGCTGATGGACAAGGCGAGCCTTGGAGTAGCCAAGGTGGCCTCCAAGATGCTGGGCGAAGTCCGCGGCAAACGTATCGCTACGCTATGCGGGACCGGCAACAACGGCGGGGACGGGTTCGGCGCATCTTTTTATCTGGCTCAAATGGGCGCAACGCTGAAAGTCTATGTACTCGGAAGTACTTCGGATATTACCGGAGACCCCAAGGTGTTTTTCGACAAGTTAAGGCAACTCTCCGACCAGCATGCGAAGATTGAGATCCTGGAATTTGAAAGAGAATCAGGGTCGTTGGATCTCAACGACTGTGACCTTGTGATAGACGCGATCCTGGGCACCGGCCTGACAGGCGAACCACGTGGATCGGCCCAGAAAGCAATTGAACTCGCGCGAAACGCGTTTACTCCTGTGCTTTCTGTGGATATACCCAGCGGGTTAAGTGCCAACAATGGTTCGTCCTATGCAGCTTCCGTGCGTGCCGCGGCTACCGCTACCATGTCAAACCTGAAACGCGGTCTCCTTATGAACGACGGTAAGCAAAACGCGGGCGAAATTTTTCTTATCGACATCGGTCTGCCCGATGACACGCCGGGAGCCAAGAAGGTCGACACATATATGATTAACTGCGATGATGTTCGCAATCTTCTCCCTCGCAGAAAGGCAGAGACTCACAAACACGCGGTCGGAAAAGTTTTTGGGCTCGTAGGTTCTGTTGGACTTACCGGAGCCGGAGTGATGGTTGGACAAGCTGCAATGCGCGGTGGGGCCGGCGCTGTGATCCTCGGCGTACCCTCCAGCTTGAATCCGATCTTTGAAACGAAACTCACTGAAGTCATGACGGTGCCGCTCCCCGAAACGCGTGACGGCACGCTTTCACTCGCGGTCCTTCTCGATATCCAGAAGTACTTTGACTGGGCTGACGTCCTTGTAATAGGACCCGGTATTTCGAAGAATCAGGAGACTGCGCAGCTGGTGCACAAGGTGCTCAGAAGTCATGATGGCACAATAATCATCGACGCAGACGCCCTGAACGCAATAGCCGACCAACCCGAGATGCTGAAGGACAGCCAGGGAGAAATAATCCTGACTCCTCATCACGGTGAATTCAGCAGGCTCACGAAATTTTCTGAATCAGAAATTTCAAGAGACAGAGTCGAGATGGCTCGCCGCTTCGCGAGAGAAAACAACGTTACTCTCGTGCTGAAGGGATCACCCACGGTTATCGCGTCGAAGGACGGCAGGACTTTCATAAATGTCCACGGGAATCCCGGCATGGCAACTGCCGGTACGGGAGATGTCCTCACAGGAATTATCGCGGCGCTGGTTAGTCAAAAACTCAGCCCCGTAGACGCAGCGATCGCCGGGGTCTATTTACACAGCGTAGCCGGCGACATTGCTCTGGAGTCGAAGGGACTCTACCCGATGATTGCGACTGACCTGATCGAAGATCTCCCGGCAGCCTTCAGAAAAATTGATCGCGGGGAGATAGTCGAGTTTGAAAAGATTGCCTGATTTTGTCAGGTATCAGTTGCCGGCCCTTGCTTGGATGATTCTGATATTTGTTCTCTCATCGGTACCTGGTTCCACCCTTTCGCATTTTGAGTTTCCTTTGGCCCACGAGATTGCACATATTGTTTTGTATGCGTCCCTTTACTTCCTTGCGTACCTGGCATTGCGGCATCAGAATAGAATCAGTTTCCTATCGACCTACAGAATTACTGGCGCGTTCATCATTGTGGCCGTCTATGGTGCGAGCGATGAATTTCATCAGTCATTCACTCCGGGGCGTTCGCCGGAATTCAAAGACTTCCTGATTGATGTTGCGGCGGCTGCCGTAATTCTTTTGTTCGTCTCGATAGCGGAGCGAAACGCAGTACGACAGGAGAGATAATTTTCCGGCCTTCCACGAGACAATTTTCGCCGTCGATTGTTCTTTGCAGCGCAGACTTTCTATATTCATTTGAGGAGTTCGCATTTTGACGGAGTACGCGGTCCTGGTGTTCTCGCTTATAATGGTCGCCTGCTTCTCGGCAGCGGAAACCTCTTTCGTTGTCTCCGACAAAGTCGCGCTTCTCGTGGGACAGGGGAAGGGCTATTCGGCAAAGTCCGCCGTCTTCTTTCTCCAAAATGACAACATCTTCTTCGCGTCAGTGGTAGTTGCGGCGAATTTGTTCATCACAATCTTCTCGTCTCTAAGCGAGGGAGTGTTCCATGAACAGCTGCACCTGGGCCTTTCGGCAGTGATTCTCCTGACAACGTCTGCCGGTCTTTTGCTGGGGGAGCTCATCCCGAAAACTGCGGCCATGGGAAGTGCAGAACCTGCCGCGGGTTACTTACTCCCGCTGGTGAAAGTCTTTTATTCCATCTTCCGGCCTGTGGTCGATTCCACTGCCCGCGTATCTTCATTTATAGCTGAACATATTTTCAAGTCTCCACCGCATTCTGCCATTTTTCAAAAACGTGACGTCTATCGATTCCTGGGGAAAACTGTCAGTAGCGGGTATCTTGATAAGATTGAATCGGAAATGATTCGCAAATTTCTGTCCAATGCGAATCTACCTGTGAGAACCATCGCGGTCCCAAGAACGCAGATTGTAGCTGTCAAGCTCGGAACCAGAATTGAAAAACTGAGGGACATATTTGAAAAGACGGGAAAATCCAAGGTGGCGGTATACGATTCCACGATAGATAATATCGTGGGCGTTGTCCATGCAAAAGAGTTGTTTAAGAACGCCGCCTCAATATCCGAACTTGTGAACGATGTCCTTTTTGTCCCTGAGAACATTTCAGTGGTGGATCTCTTGGACGAGTTTCGGTCCGAACGTGTGTATGTGGCTGTCTTGATCGATGAATTTGGAGGCACGACAGGTTTTGTCACCACGTCGGATGTAATGGAACTCTTTCTCGGGGAAGTTGCGATTATGTCAAATGAGCAGAAGATACTCGAGACCGGGCGGAAACAATATCTGATATCAGGCGGTGCTGAGGTCGCTGAAGTCGAAACAAGGCTGAGAATTAAACTCCCCAAAGGAGACTATACTACGGTGGCCGGAATGGTGTTGTCCGAGCTGGGAAGAATACCCGCCCAAGGAGAAAGAGTGTATATCCACGGATTTGAATTTCTTGTAGTGAAATCTGATGGCAAGAAAGTCGACAGCCTGAGGTTGACTTTGAAATGAAATGGCCCGCAGAAAATAAACCTGCGACGGTTAATGATGAAGAGCTCCTGAGCGGTCACCCTGCACGCGGCGGTTTTCATTTTCTTCTTATTATCATCTTTGCTACGTTCTTCTGGAACGGCACCTTGTTTTGTCAATCCATCTTCCTTGATGATGAGTATTTGCTCCCAACCAGGGCGGCCGCGATGTCAGCCTACGTTGCCGATCCCGATTATCCTCATGCTGTCGTATTGAATCCGGCGAAACTTGGTTTTGTGCAGTTCGTCCACGCCGCTTCGGATTATCAATATTTCTCGCGGGATGTGAGTGAACTCTTTCTCGGCGATTCCACGTCAAATCCATTTCAAAATGGGAAACTAGCGGCGTGGGACGTCTCTACGGCGTTTCCGGTCGGACCGTTGGGAGCGGGAATCGCTTACACGAGTTCCTACCTCGGCGGATGGCGGACCGATGTGGCTCGATTCGGTATTGGATTCGGGTTACCTCTTGGTTTTGCTGCGGGAATTACCGGCAAATATGTTATGTACACGCGATCGAATTCGACCTCGATTCCTGACGGCGCAACACAAATCTACCAATCGAACGCGGACAAATTCACTGTGGATGTGGGAATAGAAAACAGAACTGTTCTTGCGGATAACACTTTCTTCCTCGCGATTGTTTCGAGCGGCGCGACGTTCTCTAATATTTTGAGAAGCGCCACACTGAATCCGGTCTCCGGTCCGAATCTCCAACCGAATCCGGGTATTATCCTGCCGGAAGTATTGACTATCGGCGGATCTTATTTGTTTGCATCGAACTACCGGGTTGCGGACTTCGAGCTTTTCAGACTGACAGGAGCCCTGGACTATTCCCATTTGTTCAAAGGCTCGAGCCCCCCGGACAATCTCGTCTCACACACTGACCAGTACAGGTTAGGATTAGAAGCTTCTGCACTTGGCATCTTATCCCTCAGACTTGGGTACACATACAAGGCTCCTACCGTTAGAGTTGAAGACGGTTATAATCATTTGCAGGTTCCTATGATGGGCACTGGTTTTTCATACGGTTTCTCTCTTCGCTTCCCCATAAAACTTGTCCTGCCGGTTCTTCCCATTACAACTATTGAAATGTCATACGCCAAAAATCCCGAATGGAGCTCAGGTATGTACCATGATCTATTCGGCCTCACTCTTGAGATGCTGTTCTAGGCCAGCTCAAGGTATAGACGTAGGCCTAAGGCTGGTGGGGGAAAAACGTTGGAAACTACTGCGGCCTCGCATAAATTGAGTTATATGAAAATTCATGGTGTGTTCCCCATAGTCGATCTCAAATCCGAAAGGGCACAGTTACTACTTAAGAAGATTCGCTCAAGGAATGCTATCCTTGACGCCGGTGTGCGCGGGACGGTCGTCGAGATCATCCGAAATGTCCGGGCATCAGGGGACGCTGCTGTGAAGAAGTACACTCAGGAATTTGACGGAGTCACTCTCGAGAGATTTAGAATACCGCCCGAGGAAATAACACGCGCTAAATCGGCAGTGGGATCGCGATTAATGTCGATTCTTGAAGAGGCTGCGGCAAACGTCCGCATGTTTCACGAAAATCAAAAAGAAAGGTCGTGGACGATTCATAAAGAGGATGGAACAATCCTCGGTCAACGGGTGCTGCCGCTCGAACGCGTAGCGGTTTATGTCCCCGGCGGCACCGCCGCATATCCATCGACCGTTATTATGAATGCCGTTCCTGCTCAAGTCGCCGGTGTCGACGAGATAATTGTCATCACTCCGCCGAATAAGGACGGCAGTGTGAACCTGAACGTTCTCGCCACGTGCGCCATTCTTGGCCTCGAAAATGTGTACTCGGTAGGCGGGGCGCAGGCGATTGCGGCTGTTGCATACGGAACCGAATCGATTCCTAAAGTTGATAAGATCGTCGGTCCGGGGAATGTCTATGTCACGGCGGCTAAAAAGGAAGTGTTTGGAGATGTGGACATTGATATGATTGCCGGGCCGAGCGAGGTCGTGGTACTCGCAGACTCGAGCGCGAACCCGGCAGAGGTCGCTGCTGATCTCCTTGCTCAGGCCGAACATGACGTCAATGCTGCCGCGATCCTTGTGACTACGGATGGGAGGCTCGCCAGGAAAGTCAAACGGAACATTGAAGTGCTGCTTAAAGGGTTAGTGCGGGGACGAATCGCGTCGGAGTCTATTCGCAGGAACGGCGCCGCGTTCGTCGCGCGAACCGTCAGTGATGCAGTAGCCCTTGTAAATCAGATTGCGCCCGAACATTTGGAATTGATCGCAAGGGATAGCTGGGAGATCCTCGACAAAATCAGGAATGCCGGAGCTGTGTTCCTGGGAGAATACTCGCCCGAACCAGTGGGCGACTATTTCGCCGGACCGAGCCACGTGCTTCCCACCGGCGGGACCGCCAGGTTCTCTTCCGTGCTGGGCGTCGACGCATTCGTGAAACGTTCGAGCATAATCCATTATTCAAGAACGGCATTCGAAAACGACTCAAAGAAGATTCAGACATTTGCCGAAAACGAAGGACTTACTGCACATGCGATGTCTATAAAGATCAGAGAGAAAAGTGGACGCAAAAAGTAATTTCAGGAATACAGTACTTCAACTCGCCCCTTATAATGTGTCGGGGCATCCGGCGAAAATCAAACTGAACCAGAATGAAAGTCCCTTCGACATTCCGCTAAAATTGAAGAAAGAAATCACAGAAGAGTTCTTCCGAATCGGTTGGAACAGGTATCCCTCAGTCTTTGCGTCTGAACTTCCACGAAAATTGTCGGAGCGGCACAACTTACAGCCTGATTGCTTCATCGTCGCGAACGGATCTAACGAGCTAATCTACACGATCGCGACCTCGATCGTCATGGAGGGGACCGAAGTCCTGATCCCCCAGCCGACCTTCTATCTCTTCGAGAAGATTTGCACAATTCTTGGAGGAAGGATAGTAAAGGTGAACGCGCGCGCGGATCTGTCCCCTGATGAAGATGAAATCCTGCGGGTTGCCTCGAAAATCGGAAATGGACTTGTCATCATCGGGTCCCCGAACAATCCGACCGGCAAATCCGTGACTTCCGGATTCCTTGCGCGATTACTCGAATCGACGCCCGCGATAGTCCTTCTCGATGAAGCATATATTGAATTCTCAGAAAAGAAAAGCGCAATTGATCTCGTTACCAAGTATGAAAATCTTGTCGTGCTAAGAACATTCTCTAAAGCATTCAGCCTTGCGGGATTGAGGATCGGCTACCTCGCAGCGCATCCTGGGACGGCGTTTGAGATTCTAAAAGTTAAGATCCCTTTTACTGTTAATCCTCTTTCTGAATTTACGGCAGTTAAGCTCCTGGAACACTCGGAGCTCTTTGCAGAACGCGTCGACTTCCTCAAGAAACAGAAAAAAGAAATGATAACGAAACTGAGATCGCTCGCGGGGGTGGAAGCCCTCGACTCCGACTCGAATTTCTTCCTGTTTTCTACGCCCCTCGGGGCACGGGAAATGTTCGACCGTCTCCTGGATAAAAACAATGTTCTTGTAAGGGACGTCTCTTCGTATCCCATGCTGCAGAAATATCTGCGTGTTAACGCGGGATCCTCTGAGGAGAGTGCCTATTTCAATAAATCTGTGGAGGATACGCTTCGAAATCCCATGGAATGAAAGTACTCGAGCATTGAACGGCTTTTAGCACCATGTCTCTTGTGCATCTTAGTCACGTAAACTATATTTAGGCAACATGGCTGTACCTGTGGTCTACTTTCTGGATGATGACGAAAACATCATCAAGCTCGTGAAGTACGGATTGCGCAACGAGCAGTTTAACATGAAATTCTTCGATCATCCTACAAATCTCATCGAGGCCATAAAGGTCGAATACCCCGACGTTGTCGTGAGCGATGTGATGATGCCCGATATCGACGGCATCGAATTGATCGACAAGCTTCGCGGGCTGTCGAGGTTTATGCCGGTGATCATGGTGACCGCGAAAGCGGCTGTCGATACGGCGGTAAGGGCCATGAAGGCCGGTGCATTCGAGTACCTCACAAAGCCGATCAATTTTGACGAGCTCAAACTTGCTATCGGCCGCGCCGTGGAAGTCGGACGGCTACGCACCGAAGTCGATGAAATAAAATCCGGATTCAAGTCCCGCTATTCGTTCGATAGTATCATTGGCGAAAGCGAGCCCATCAAAGCGATGCGGGATTTTATCAAGCGCGTCTCATCAGTCACGGAAGCCGTCATACTCATGAGGGGAGAAAGCGGAGTCGGCAAAAACCTTGTCGCACGCGTCATACACTACACGAGTCCGATATTCGACAAACGATACATGGAAATTAACTGCGCGTCGCTTCCGTCCAATCTCCTCGAAGCGGAACTCTTTGGATACGAGAAGGGCGCTTTTACTGACGCGAAGACCTCGAAGAAAGGCCTCCTGGAAGTGGCGAGCGGTGGTACGGTTCTCCTCGACGAAATCACGAGCATGGACCTCTCGCTTCAGGCAAAATTTCTGTCGTTCATAGAAAATCGCCGCATAAGACGCGTCGGAGGACTCGAAGAGATTCCTGTCGACCTCAGGGTCAT of the Candidatus Kryptoniota bacterium genome contains:
- the hisC gene encoding histidinol-phosphate transaminase; amino-acid sequence: MDAKSNFRNTVLQLAPYNVSGHPAKIKLNQNESPFDIPLKLKKEITEEFFRIGWNRYPSVFASELPRKLSERHNLQPDCFIVANGSNELIYTIATSIVMEGTEVLIPQPTFYLFEKICTILGGRIVKVNARADLSPDEDEILRVASKIGNGLVIIGSPNNPTGKSVTSGFLARLLESTPAIVLLDEAYIEFSEKKSAIDLVTKYENLVVLRTFSKAFSLAGLRIGYLAAHPGTAFEILKVKIPFTVNPLSEFTAVKLLEHSELFAERVDFLKKQKKEMITKLRSLAGVEALDSDSNFFLFSTPLGAREMFDRLLDKNNVLVRDVSSYPMLQKYLRVNAGSSEESAYFNKSVEDTLRNPME
- a CDS encoding hemolysin family protein, giving the protein MTEYAVLVFSLIMVACFSAAETSFVVSDKVALLVGQGKGYSAKSAVFFLQNDNIFFASVVVAANLFITIFSSLSEGVFHEQLHLGLSAVILLTTSAGLLLGELIPKTAAMGSAEPAAGYLLPLVKVFYSIFRPVVDSTARVSSFIAEHIFKSPPHSAIFQKRDVYRFLGKTVSSGYLDKIESEMIRKFLSNANLPVRTIAVPRTQIVAVKLGTRIEKLRDIFEKTGKSKVAVYDSTIDNIVGVVHAKELFKNAASISELVNDVLFVPENISVVDLLDEFRSERVYVAVLIDEFGGTTGFVTTSDVMELFLGEVAIMSNEQKILETGRKQYLISGGAEVAEVETRLRIKLPKGDYTTVAGMVLSELGRIPAQGERVYIHGFEFLVVKSDGKKVDSLRLTLK
- a CDS encoding VanZ family protein; protein product: MKRLPDFVRYQLPALAWMILIFVLSSVPGSTLSHFEFPLAHEIAHIVLYASLYFLAYLALRHQNRISFLSTYRITGAFIIVAVYGASDEFHQSFTPGRSPEFKDFLIDVAAAAVILLFVSIAERNAVRQER
- the hisD gene encoding histidinol dehydrogenase, whose translation is METTAASHKLSYMKIHGVFPIVDLKSERAQLLLKKIRSRNAILDAGVRGTVVEIIRNVRASGDAAVKKYTQEFDGVTLERFRIPPEEITRAKSAVGSRLMSILEEAAANVRMFHENQKERSWTIHKEDGTILGQRVLPLERVAVYVPGGTAAYPSTVIMNAVPAQVAGVDEIIVITPPNKDGSVNLNVLATCAILGLENVYSVGGAQAIAAVAYGTESIPKVDKIVGPGNVYVTAAKKEVFGDVDIDMIAGPSEVVVLADSSANPAEVAADLLAQAEHDVNAAAILVTTDGRLARKVKRNIEVLLKGLVRGRIASESIRRNGAAFVARTVSDAVALVNQIAPEHLELIARDSWEILDKIRNAGAVFLGEYSPEPVGDYFAGPSHVLPTGGTARFSSVLGVDAFVKRSSIIHYSRTAFENDSKKIQTFAENEGLTAHAMSIKIREKSGRKK
- a CDS encoding sigma-54 dependent transcriptional regulator, giving the protein MAVPVVYFLDDDENIIKLVKYGLRNEQFNMKFFDHPTNLIEAIKVEYPDVVVSDVMMPDIDGIELIDKLRGLSRFMPVIMVTAKAAVDTAVRAMKAGAFEYLTKPINFDELKLAIGRAVEVGRLRTEVDEIKSGFKSRYSFDSIIGESEPIKAMRDFIKRVSSVTEAVILMRGESGVGKNLVARVIHYTSPIFDKRYMEINCASLPSNLLEAELFGYEKGAFTDAKTSKKGLLEVASGGTVLLDEITSMDLSLQAKFLSFIENRRIRRVGGLEEIPVDLRVISATNSDLEADVSAGKFRSDLFYRINVVSLIVPPLRDRDKDVILIGRKFIEDFNAKFKKHVKGLTNSAERKLLSHNWPGNVRELRNVIERAMIFAEKEHIDGDEIALTSLATQTPGMEDGLHLPRGMSFDQIEGEYLKRVLEWNNFNLEAAAKQLGVTRKTLWEKRKKFGLLD
- a CDS encoding NADH-quinone oxidoreductase subunit N, producing the protein MAFNYNDLISVSPVIFLSVFSLLLLIVDASFKKSANIVYVLTVLGIISTAVLTANTFYAQGSAFNGMVFTGRFPAFFEIVFLLSAGFSVVLSKPYLERTEVNHGEYYILIIFATIGMMLMASARDLMILFLGLELMSISLYVLAGYNRRDARSNEASLKYFLLGAFSTGFFLYGISLVYGASGTTNLAAIVGRLPSLQNNSLLWGGATLILIGLSFKISAVPFHMWVPDVYEGSPTTISGFMSTGSKAAAFAALVVAFSYSIRPTWQLQLVIAYIAAITMILGNVIALVQQNIKRMLAYSSIAHAGYALVGIAAGNNLGTTGVLYYMLAYTFMQIGAFGVVSVLESRDGKYLQLSDYEGLANRHPVIAALMALFMFSLAGLPPFAGFFGKYYLFASAVSSGMTWLAVVGVLASVVSVYFYVGVVVNMYFKEVPEEIATFRVSRLGAAALVLAALAVIELGITPGYIVSLTEKLF
- a CDS encoding NAD(P)H-hydrate dehydratase produces the protein MEKVLTAEEMKVCDLEAIEGGRVTGVSLMDKASLGVAKVASKMLGEVRGKRIATLCGTGNNGGDGFGASFYLAQMGATLKVYVLGSTSDITGDPKVFFDKLRQLSDQHAKIEILEFERESGSLDLNDCDLVIDAILGTGLTGEPRGSAQKAIELARNAFTPVLSVDIPSGLSANNGSSYAASVRAAATATMSNLKRGLLMNDGKQNAGEIFLIDIGLPDDTPGAKKVDTYMINCDDVRNLLPRRKAETHKHAVGKVFGLVGSVGLTGAGVMVGQAAMRGGAGAVILGVPSSLNPIFETKLTEVMTVPLPETRDGTLSLAVLLDIQKYFDWADVLVIGPGISKNQETAQLVHKVLRSHDGTIIIDADALNAIADQPEMLKDSQGEIILTPHHGEFSRLTKFSESEISRDRVEMARRFARENNVTLVLKGSPTVIASKDGRTFINVHGNPGMATAGTGDVLTGIIAALVSQKLSPVDAAIAGVYLHSVAGDIALESKGLYPMIATDLIEDLPAAFRKIDRGEIVEFEKIA